The Armatimonadota bacterium genome window below encodes:
- a CDS encoding pirin family protein — protein MSRKIIQVVSKLMTQHRPGFASVDNFAHEISIEPFLVFTEFNMDRQIFGPHPHAGVSVLTYMFPDSPGGFRNRDSRGDDSQILPGGAHITQAGKGIQHDETPIMENVNCHGMQIWINHSDANRWVEPKAIHAMPDEIPTVQLGDATLRVVLGEHNGTASPLQPITAVQLYHVRASPGDELTFDLPETAFIYVVHGQLDVSDKLLSTSDLAIFDPHPSQIETFATEFCQFLVAGGVPHNEPIVYGGPYVATTNEQLEETRRRFGRGEMGELLPR, from the coding sequence ATGTCCAGAAAGATCATCCAAGTTGTTTCAAAGCTGATGACGCAACACCGTCCGGGATTTGCGTCGGTCGATAACTTCGCTCATGAAATTTCAATCGAGCCGTTTCTGGTGTTCACCGAGTTCAATATGGATCGGCAGATTTTTGGACCTCACCCCCACGCTGGAGTCTCCGTCTTAACCTATATGTTCCCCGACAGTCCGGGTGGATTTAGAAATCGAGATAGTCGGGGAGACGACTCGCAAATCCTTCCAGGTGGTGCTCACATCACCCAAGCTGGAAAGGGAATTCAGCATGATGAAACTCCCATTATGGAAAACGTCAACTGCCACGGGATGCAAATCTGGATCAACCATTCTGATGCCAACCGCTGGGTCGAACCCAAAGCGATTCATGCGATGCCAGATGAGATTCCCACCGTTCAGCTTGGCGACGCTACGCTACGAGTCGTTCTCGGCGAGCACAACGGGACTGCCTCGCCATTACAACCTATCACGGCGGTCCAGCTCTACCATGTCAGAGCATCTCCCGGCGACGAACTAACTTTTGATCTCCCAGAAACGGCCTTCATCTACGTCGTCCATGGCCAACTGGATGTTTCGGACAAACTCCTCTCAACATCGGACCTCGCGATTTTCGATCCTCACCCAAGCCAAATCGAAACCTTTGCAACCGAGTTCTGCCAGTTCCTCGTCGCCGGCGGGGTACCGCACAATGAGCCTATCGTCTACGGTGGCCCGTACGTTGCCACAACCAACGAGCAACTGGAAGAGACTCGCCGTCGATTCGGGCGTGGAGAAATGGGCGAACTGTTACCGCGTTAG
- the hppD gene encoding 4-hydroxyphenylpyruvate dioxygenase: MQDNFPIRKVDHIRHYVGNARQSAFYYQHVFGFNITARHGLETGLRHEVDYLLEQNDIKLLFSAPVKPGHHIAEALAIHGDFVRDIAFEVDDVDWAFNEAVRRGAKAAIEPYSLENEDGFVRIASIHTYGDTLHTFINRDNFKGHFLPGFAEMNEPGEGIGIVEIDHCVGNVELGQMNVWVKWYEDILGFKNLISFDDNDISTEYTALMSKVMASGNGRVKFPINEPAAGKKKSQIDEYLEYFGGAGVQHVALRTDDIVATVSALKARGMQFLRVPKTYYDVLTDRVGEIDEDIEVLAELGILVDRDDEGYLLQIFTKPITDRPTLFYEIIHRKGATSFGKGNFKALFESIEREQELRGTL; this comes from the coding sequence ATGCAAGATAACTTCCCGATTCGAAAGGTTGACCATATTCGCCACTACGTTGGAAACGCACGCCAGTCGGCGTTCTACTACCAGCACGTCTTCGGATTCAATATCACGGCCCGGCACGGGTTGGAGACGGGGTTGCGACACGAAGTTGACTACCTGCTTGAGCAGAACGACATTAAGTTGCTGTTCTCGGCCCCAGTCAAGCCTGGGCACCACATCGCAGAGGCTCTGGCGATCCACGGCGACTTTGTACGGGATATCGCTTTTGAAGTGGACGATGTCGATTGGGCGTTCAACGAGGCAGTTCGTCGCGGTGCGAAGGCAGCAATTGAGCCTTATTCACTCGAGAACGAAGATGGATTTGTGCGGATCGCCTCGATTCACACTTACGGCGACACGCTCCATACGTTCATCAACCGCGACAACTTTAAGGGTCACTTCCTTCCGGGCTTTGCCGAGATGAACGAGCCGGGCGAGGGGATCGGTATCGTTGAGATTGACCACTGTGTGGGCAACGTTGAGCTGGGCCAGATGAACGTCTGGGTGAAGTGGTACGAGGACATCCTTGGTTTCAAGAACCTAATCTCGTTTGATGACAACGACATTTCGACCGAGTACACCGCACTGATGTCGAAGGTGATGGCTTCTGGAAATGGACGAGTCAAGTTCCCGATCAACGAGCCGGCGGCTGGCAAGAAGAAGAGCCAGATCGACGAGTATCTGGAGTACTTCGGCGGAGCTGGGGTTCAGCACGTCGCACTGCGCACGGACGATATTGTCGCCACCGTCTCGGCTCTCAAGGCACGTGGGATGCAGTTCTTGCGGGTTCCGAAGACCTACTATGATGTGCTCACCGACCGTGTCGGCGAGATTGATGAAGACATCGAGGTTTTGGCCGAACTGGGAATTCTGGTCGACCGAGACGATGAGGGCTATCTGCTCCAGATCTTTACCAAGCCGATCACTGACCGACCGACCTTGTTCTACGAAATCATCCACCGAAAAGGAGCGACTAGCTTCGGAAAGGGGAACTTCAAGGCGTTGTTCGAGTCGATCGAACGGGAACAGGAGCTTCGCGGAACTCTTTAG
- a CDS encoding cytochrome c biogenesis protein CcdA: protein MKLLSSLLLLILTALGFAAGEVSWKVLRLEGKAPALTAVVEATIQPGWHLYSTVEVPAGPYPTTFRVGEEPIAAKIGEEGLITEFDKGFGKNVDFFKEKGLFWVPVKSSDAKLVVKFQVCKDGVCKPPTDADLNLAGVAVSDSVSQPKPKVEGTKPTPTGSSSSGASEADQIKKAQEAGIIPFLLLSIAAGATALLTPCVFPMIPITVSFFSKRKEEGSGVKQALLFSSGIVGTFTFLGVLVAAVFGATGLNQLVNNPWFNLGMGSLFVILALSLFGVFEIGLPPKLVNKFDASGKKGWIAPVLMGLTFSLTSFTCTLPFVGGVLVSAANGNYVWPIIGMLGFSTTFSIPFFLLAIFPSAISKVPRSGAWMVVIKAYMGFIELIAATKFFSSFDLGFSFGFLTREVMLSLWFALLLGAGLYCFGAIKLPKVDDGKIGWFRRGVGALTLALGVWVLMAFGDTKLGQLEGFLPPSPYPGKASAATSTGWKSLFVESWEEAKAKAKETGKPIFVDFTGVYCTNCRVVEQNIFTRKETQEKFRQFVPVSIYIDRVNDPVHAKQDAENAKMMQRMVGTVTLPTYAIVSPDGEVVKTSWAFTDKLEEFLDKLDSGLK, encoded by the coding sequence ATGAAACTCCTTTCCAGCCTTCTGTTGCTCATCCTGACCGCGCTCGGTTTCGCGGCGGGGGAGGTTTCTTGGAAGGTTTTGCGGTTGGAGGGCAAGGCACCGGCCTTGACAGCGGTGGTTGAGGCGACCATTCAACCGGGATGGCATCTGTATTCGACCGTCGAGGTTCCGGCAGGGCCGTACCCGACCACTTTCCGAGTTGGCGAGGAGCCGATTGCTGCGAAGATCGGCGAGGAAGGACTGATCACCGAATTCGATAAGGGGTTCGGCAAGAACGTCGATTTCTTCAAGGAGAAGGGGCTGTTCTGGGTGCCTGTAAAGTCGTCTGACGCTAAGCTTGTCGTGAAGTTTCAGGTTTGTAAGGATGGTGTCTGCAAACCACCGACCGATGCCGACTTGAACTTAGCCGGTGTCGCAGTCAGCGATTCCGTGTCTCAACCGAAGCCAAAAGTTGAGGGCACAAAGCCAACTCCGACGGGAAGCTCAAGCTCCGGTGCGTCGGAAGCAGACCAGATTAAGAAGGCCCAGGAGGCGGGGATCATTCCATTCCTGCTGCTTTCCATCGCCGCTGGTGCTACTGCCTTGTTGACGCCATGCGTCTTCCCAATGATTCCGATAACCGTGTCCTTCTTCAGCAAGCGCAAAGAGGAAGGGTCAGGTGTGAAGCAGGCACTACTTTTCTCAAGCGGAATCGTGGGGACGTTCACGTTCCTCGGAGTTTTGGTTGCTGCCGTTTTTGGCGCGACTGGCCTCAATCAGCTCGTTAACAACCCTTGGTTCAACCTGGGAATGGGTTCGCTATTCGTCATTCTTGCCCTGTCGCTGTTCGGTGTCTTTGAGATTGGCTTGCCACCTAAGCTAGTGAACAAGTTTGATGCGAGCGGCAAAAAAGGTTGGATTGCACCGGTTCTGATGGGCCTGACGTTTAGCCTCACCTCGTTCACCTGTACGTTGCCTTTTGTCGGGGGAGTTTTGGTTTCGGCAGCAAACGGCAATTACGTTTGGCCGATCATCGGGATGCTCGGCTTCTCCACAACGTTTTCGATTCCGTTCTTCTTGCTCGCGATCTTCCCTTCAGCGATCAGCAAGGTTCCCCGCTCGGGTGCCTGGATGGTTGTGATCAAGGCTTACATGGGATTCATCGAGCTCATCGCAGCAACGAAGTTCTTCAGCTCGTTCGATCTCGGATTTTCTTTTGGCTTCCTGACCCGCGAAGTGATGCTGTCGCTTTGGTTTGCACTTCTTCTGGGGGCCGGGCTTTACTGCTTCGGAGCAATTAAGTTGCCGAAAGTTGACGACGGCAAGATCGGTTGGTTCCGACGAGGAGTTGGGGCTTTGACCCTGGCGTTAGGGGTCTGGGTTCTGATGGCCTTTGGCGATACCAAACTGGGCCAGCTTGAAGGGTTCTTGCCTCCATCACCTTATCCGGGTAAGGCTAGTGCCGCGACTTCCACGGGCTGGAAGAGCCTGTTTGTCGAATCATGGGAAGAGGCTAAGGCTAAGGCGAAGGAAACTGGGAAGCCGATTTTTGTGGACTTTACAGGTGTGTACTGCACGAACTGCCGTGTCGTGGAGCAGAACATTTTCACCCGTAAGGAGACTCAGGAGAAGTTTAGGCAATTCGTTCCGGTCTCGATTTACATCGACCGGGTGAACGATCCCGTCCACGCCAAGCAGGATGCCGAGAACGCCAAGATGATGCAGCGGATGGTGGGAACAGTCACGTTGCCAACCTATGCGATTGTTTCGCCGGACGGAGAAGTCGTGAAGACTTCTTGGGCTTTCACGGACAAGCTCGAAGAGTTTCTGGACAAGTTGGACTCTGGCCTAAAGTAG
- a CDS encoding RsmE family RNA methyltransferase, with protein MSIRALPRIFISGADMAAPFEIPRAEFDKLHNVLRLRSGARIGVLPNDGTFWECELDGRYAKPLEKHHPNTEPTLHVTIAQALPKGDKLDDVVRACTELGVSHFIVFPSDRSIVKWEDKKLQDKLRRLEALTKEAAETAFRTQIPLVEYRASLAEVMREPNLIALSESEKELKQLPTSDLQPPTLLVGPEGGWSPREVELLKPYAVTLGPRVLRTEHAGFAAAARLLL; from the coding sequence ATGTCCATCCGCGCCCTTCCTCGAATCTTCATCTCCGGAGCCGATATGGCGGCACCGTTCGAGATTCCGCGCGCCGAGTTCGATAAGCTCCACAACGTCCTTCGCCTCCGCTCCGGGGCCCGGATCGGCGTCTTGCCCAACGACGGCACTTTCTGGGAGTGCGAGCTGGATGGTCGGTACGCCAAACCCTTGGAAAAGCATCATCCCAACACGGAGCCAACCCTCCATGTCACCATCGCCCAGGCTCTCCCAAAGGGCGATAAACTTGATGATGTTGTAAGAGCCTGCACCGAACTCGGGGTCAGCCATTTCATCGTCTTTCCCTCCGACCGAAGCATTGTCAAATGGGAAGACAAAAAGCTTCAAGACAAACTCCGCCGGCTTGAAGCCCTGACCAAGGAAGCCGCCGAGACCGCCTTCCGAACCCAAATTCCCCTCGTGGAATACCGGGCCTCCCTCGCCGAAGTCATGCGCGAACCCAACCTCATCGCCTTAAGTGAGTCAGAAAAGGAACTCAAGCAACTTCCAACTTCCGACCTCCAACCTCCAACTCTCCTCGTCGGCCCTGAAGGTGGCTGGTCCCCCCGCGAAGTCGAACTCCTCAAACCCTACGCAGTCACACTTGGCCCAAGGGTACTCAGAACCGAACACGCCGGGTTTGCAGCAGCGGCTCGGCTCCTACTTTAG
- a CDS encoding DUF2752 domain-containing protein gives MTLFEPDTKLKVRAQLIWFFMWLGVTCVGLFLKQDPHLHGTHQQLGLPPCPSVLMFNRPCPGCGLTTSWTALLHLDFVTSWRAHPLGIPMYLGFTFVALGCLYGNIKGLRMLIDSNWANRTFVTFVAIFFVFGAIRMAMTTNYQTQKEQMWSSALKR, from the coding sequence ATGACGCTCTTTGAGCCCGACACAAAACTAAAAGTCCGCGCCCAGCTAATCTGGTTCTTTATGTGGCTCGGAGTCACCTGCGTCGGCCTGTTCCTGAAGCAGGATCCGCACCTCCACGGAACGCACCAGCAACTCGGCTTGCCCCCCTGCCCAAGCGTGCTGATGTTTAACCGCCCCTGCCCCGGCTGCGGGTTAACCACTTCATGGACAGCGTTGCTCCACTTGGATTTCGTGACTTCTTGGCGCGCCCATCCGCTCGGAATTCCGATGTATCTCGGCTTTACCTTCGTAGCCCTCGGCTGCCTCTACGGGAACATCAAGGGCCTGCGAATGCTGATCGACTCCAACTGGGCCAACCGAACATTTGTCACCTTTGTTGCCATCTTCTTCGTCTTCGGCGCGATCCGAATGGCGATGACCACCAACTACCAAACGCAAAAAGAGCAAATGTGGAGCTCCGCGCTGAAGCGGTGA
- the truB gene encoding tRNA pseudouridine(55) synthase TruB, translating into MTSHDVVAILRGRFKTKRIGHSGTLDPMATGLLVVAVGPATRFLQFLPLEPKVYRAEVHFGRTTNSYDQEGETVDEQPVPPDLLTRLVNALPNFIGTQDQLPPMFSAVKVNGQPLYKHARAGVEIERKPREIHIERIDLLEFNEDKAVIEVECSGGTYVRTIAHDLGQAVGCGAYLSNLVRTQVGEFILEGAQDPKEATLDRLIPLSTALQPMPSRELSEAELFRVRNGNPVANTIIEDGHHCMLVDSKGQVMAVAHAEGNVLQPECVLPTEAFDDAL; encoded by the coding sequence ATGACGTCGCATGACGTCGTCGCCATTTTACGGGGACGCTTCAAAACCAAACGCATCGGCCACTCCGGAACGCTTGACCCAATGGCAACCGGGCTACTAGTTGTGGCAGTCGGTCCTGCAACGCGGTTCCTCCAGTTCCTGCCGCTTGAACCGAAGGTCTACCGCGCGGAAGTTCATTTCGGACGAACCACTAATAGCTACGACCAGGAAGGCGAAACGGTGGATGAACAGCCAGTCCCGCCAGACTTGCTCACCCGCTTGGTTAATGCTCTTCCCAACTTTATTGGTACCCAAGACCAGCTCCCGCCGATGTTCAGCGCGGTCAAAGTCAACGGTCAGCCTCTCTACAAGCACGCCAGAGCCGGCGTCGAAATCGAACGGAAACCCAGAGAGATCCACATCGAACGCATCGATCTCCTTGAGTTCAACGAGGACAAAGCGGTGATTGAAGTCGAATGCTCCGGCGGAACCTACGTTCGTACCATTGCCCATGACCTCGGGCAAGCCGTCGGCTGCGGCGCCTACTTGTCAAACCTCGTGCGAACCCAAGTCGGAGAATTCATCCTCGAAGGCGCCCAGGACCCGAAGGAAGCCACTCTGGACCGTTTGATCCCCCTCTCGACCGCACTTCAGCCGATGCCCAGCCGTGAGCTCAGCGAAGCTGAATTGTTCCGAGTGAGAAACGGTAATCCAGTCGCCAACACGATCATCGAAGATGGTCATCACTGTATGCTGGTTGACTCCAAGGGCCAAGTGATGGCGGTTGCACACGCCGAAGGCAACGTATTGCAGCCCGAATGCGTTCTACCTACTGAGGCATTCGATGACGCTCTTTGA
- a CDS encoding bifunctional oligoribonuclease/PAP phosphatase NrnA, protein MRIDSDLIAAFEAQLGKANRILIGTHLNPDGDALGSALGFAEFLEQRGKHVEVLCHHSAPRNLTWLPNVDRVQQEPKGTDYDLGIIVDLDSIERLGNTGVYFENLPSLTVIDHHVPHHAPGDVRIIDVTAAATALILTHLVQQMGGTLTPSMSTCFYTGIVTDTGSFRFRNTSPDALATSAVLLENGADLETASQRIFQSKQLSSARLLGHALETMKLDMDERLAWSCLSYRDFEWAKATDEDTEGFVNELLSIDTVQVAAILREAKPGKIRCSLRSRAGYDVAAVTREFGGGGHKNAAGCTFETDLADAEDQIVEGMRRCLASS, encoded by the coding sequence GTGAGGATCGATAGCGACCTGATCGCCGCTTTTGAGGCGCAGCTTGGCAAAGCTAACCGGATTCTCATAGGAACCCACCTAAACCCCGACGGCGATGCCCTCGGTTCGGCTCTGGGATTCGCCGAGTTTCTGGAGCAACGTGGAAAACATGTCGAAGTGCTCTGCCATCATTCCGCACCCAGAAACCTAACCTGGCTCCCGAACGTCGACCGCGTTCAGCAAGAGCCAAAGGGAACGGACTACGATCTGGGAATCATCGTTGATCTAGATTCGATCGAGCGACTCGGCAACACCGGCGTCTACTTCGAGAATCTACCGAGCCTCACCGTCATCGACCACCACGTTCCGCACCACGCCCCTGGAGACGTGCGGATTATCGATGTCACCGCCGCCGCAACGGCCCTCATCCTGACGCACCTCGTTCAGCAAATGGGCGGCACCCTCACACCGTCAATGTCCACCTGCTTCTACACCGGTATCGTCACCGATACTGGGTCGTTCCGTTTCCGAAACACGTCCCCGGACGCCCTTGCAACCAGTGCCGTATTGCTCGAAAACGGAGCCGATCTCGAGACCGCAAGCCAAAGAATCTTCCAAAGCAAACAGCTCTCGTCAGCCCGCCTGCTGGGACATGCTCTCGAAACAATGAAGCTCGACATGGACGAGCGCCTCGCTTGGTCGTGCCTCAGCTACCGCGACTTCGAATGGGCTAAGGCCACCGACGAAGATACCGAAGGATTCGTCAACGAACTCTTGAGTATCGACACGGTCCAGGTCGCGGCCATCTTGCGCGAAGCAAAGCCAGGCAAGATCCGCTGCTCGCTTCGCTCACGAGCTGGCTACGATGTCGCTGCCGTCACTCGGGAGTTTGGTGGCGGAGGCCACAAAAACGCCGCTGGTTGTACGTTCGAGACCGACCTAGCCGATGCGGAAGATCAAATCGTCGAGGGAATGCGCCGTTGTTTGGCATCATCTTAA
- a CDS encoding glycosyltransferase produces the protein MTPNQLRAEQLMAKHKMCIVHDWMTVMGGAEEVLKVIHGLLPVPIHVAQYNAQKLKWAQSADVRPHWISNLPLSKTKHYVYAPVLADVYRSFDLSEYDVVVSVSHTFAHHARARQDAAHFGYYHTVARSLWVPEIDGRVGESFLRRKIADRLRRLDLEAAKNFTYVTANSRTAGARVEKFYKRPLDSVLYPCVNTEKWRDTPRLSDDEGYVMWSRLIPYKKFDLAIEAAKQAGFKLHIVGSGPFEPQLKSMAAGYNNIIFEGRLPDEDLKSLLSRAKGVLFPAYEDFGIVPVEAMAAGLPVVVFNQGGAAETVTPEFGEHISAQTPDELVDAVARLEKKTFDPEALKAHAEKFSEERFRGELLDGIEAAIERGPNRRFIE, from the coding sequence ATGACTCCAAACCAACTTCGCGCGGAGCAGCTCATGGCAAAACACAAGATGTGTATTGTCCATGACTGGATGACCGTGATGGGTGGCGCAGAAGAGGTTTTGAAGGTCATTCACGGGCTTCTGCCAGTTCCAATCCACGTCGCTCAGTACAATGCGCAAAAGCTCAAGTGGGCACAGTCGGCCGATGTGCGTCCTCACTGGATTTCGAATCTTCCGCTTTCGAAGACCAAACACTACGTGTATGCGCCAGTTTTAGCAGACGTCTACCGAAGCTTTGATCTCAGCGAATATGATGTTGTCGTCTCGGTCTCACACACTTTCGCTCACCATGCGCGAGCTAGGCAAGACGCCGCCCACTTTGGCTACTATCACACCGTTGCCCGATCACTTTGGGTTCCCGAGATTGATGGCCGAGTCGGCGAGAGCTTTTTAAGAAGGAAGATTGCTGATCGTCTCCGCCGACTCGACTTAGAAGCCGCGAAAAACTTCACCTACGTGACCGCTAACAGCCGAACTGCGGGTGCAAGAGTTGAAAAGTTCTACAAGCGCCCTCTGGACAGTGTCTTGTACCCATGTGTTAACACCGAAAAGTGGCGCGACACCCCGCGACTCAGCGACGATGAGGGCTACGTCATGTGGAGTCGTCTCATCCCCTACAAAAAGTTTGACTTGGCGATTGAAGCCGCGAAGCAAGCCGGATTCAAGCTCCACATCGTCGGCTCCGGTCCCTTCGAGCCTCAGCTCAAATCGATGGCGGCGGGTTACAACAACATCATTTTTGAAGGGCGCCTGCCAGATGAAGATCTGAAATCACTCCTCAGCCGAGCCAAAGGCGTGCTTTTTCCCGCATATGAGGACTTCGGAATCGTGCCGGTCGAAGCAATGGCCGCCGGACTTCCCGTGGTAGTGTTTAACCAAGGCGGAGCCGCAGAGACCGTGACTCCTGAGTTCGGTGAGCACATTTCTGCACAAACCCCTGATGAACTCGTCGATGCTGTCGCACGTCTGGAGAAGAAAACCTTCGATCCAGAAGCTCTCAAAGCCCACGCGGAAAAGTTCTCGGAAGAGCGATTTCGAGGCGAACTCCTCGACGGAATCGAAGCCGCAATCGAGCGCGGACCAAACCGCAGATTCATCGAGTAG
- a CDS encoding CAP domain-containing protein produces MIALLFGLGLLKADAVSVTMSGHGPQNELIVAKPTIVWQVWPDGDNVVSAATISVDGKKQKASYSKLAKSLLFTPEQPFKPGEHQVLAQIVVNGWAKFDKKWSFSVLPDAYTELPSPTEASRAVVDSFNEIREIGGLEPTVIDPRLCLAAIGHSTYLEKYPGAGHLQKPSKPGFTGREPAERLARVGFSGGSWEVLVPSVDDVDIAVKRLFDAPYHRVSMLNSGPIKVGGGYIGGTVVIDGEASSEIRTVVSPTDGQKNVQPFWKDSEIPDPFRLHTVTSKLVGYPIMFVRQGAQKIVIRSFRLTDPDGNRVDVYENFPGYDDHLDAEAFIMPKKPLNPSTTYRVTVEAIDDKKKDIGRSWSFTTADSGLYSARTVSSLQDALGIAQAPVSSLLRRR; encoded by the coding sequence ATGATCGCCCTCTTGTTCGGACTCGGATTGCTGAAGGCGGATGCCGTCAGTGTAACGATGTCGGGTCATGGGCCCCAGAACGAGCTGATCGTTGCCAAACCCACCATCGTGTGGCAGGTTTGGCCCGATGGAGACAACGTGGTCAGCGCGGCGACAATTTCCGTCGACGGAAAAAAACAAAAGGCAAGCTATAGCAAGCTCGCAAAGAGTCTGCTGTTCACTCCCGAGCAACCATTCAAACCCGGAGAACATCAAGTTCTGGCCCAAATTGTTGTCAACGGGTGGGCAAAGTTTGACAAAAAATGGTCGTTCAGCGTCCTGCCCGACGCTTACACGGAACTCCCCAGCCCTACGGAGGCGTCCAGAGCTGTGGTTGACTCCTTCAACGAAATCCGTGAAATTGGCGGGCTAGAACCAACTGTCATTGACCCGCGGCTCTGCCTTGCTGCCATCGGACATTCAACCTACTTGGAGAAGTACCCAGGCGCTGGACATCTTCAGAAACCATCCAAGCCAGGTTTTACCGGCAGGGAGCCTGCAGAACGACTCGCGAGGGTAGGTTTCTCGGGTGGTTCGTGGGAGGTCCTGGTGCCAAGCGTCGATGACGTCGACATCGCTGTGAAAAGGCTCTTTGACGCACCCTACCACCGAGTTTCGATGCTCAATTCTGGTCCCATCAAGGTCGGCGGTGGCTACATCGGAGGAACGGTCGTGATTGATGGGGAGGCTTCTTCTGAGATAAGAACCGTTGTATCTCCTACCGATGGTCAGAAAAATGTTCAACCGTTCTGGAAGGACTCTGAGATTCCGGATCCGTTTAGACTCCATACGGTCACTTCCAAACTTGTTGGTTACCCGATCATGTTCGTTCGCCAGGGTGCCCAGAAGATCGTGATCAGATCGTTTAGGCTTACTGACCCCGACGGAAACAGAGTAGATGTTTACGAGAACTTTCCTGGGTACGACGATCACCTCGACGCTGAGGCTTTCATCATGCCCAAGAAACCTCTCAACCCTTCGACGACCTATCGCGTGACTGTCGAGGCGATTGATGACAAAAAGAAGGATATTGGCCGCAGTTGGTCGTTTACGACCGCCGATTCCGGCCTTTATTCGGCAAGAACTGTCTCATCGCTACAAGATGCTCTCGGAATCGCTCAAGCTCCTGTAAGTTCGCTTCTCCGTCGGCGGTAA
- a CDS encoding protein kinase, which translates to MSAQPQTLGQYQIIREIARSNDIVYEAYDPLMNRRVAIKELSMPAGSTAQQVDERVSRFRREAQAVGSLNHVNIMTVHSFSEDAGRYFMAMEFLDGITLRKEIDNKGFLSVEQAVQIASDVLAGLSCAHEAGVVHRDIKPDNVQLTSAGVVKITDFGIARLTFQPNLTMDGQVFGTPSYMSPEQVVGKEIDQRTDIFSVGVMLYEMVTGNKPFTGDNVIAITHAIVNSSPTPPSNVQMSLWVCIQRALEKTPAMRYHNANEMRQALQDAVSAHRAPAAPPQPVFDPYAVGQLPLAPMGLSAPPVIDPYQQPYTPYGTPNPYFAPGQIPPPQPMSGYGQPMQGGYNPYGSAAPPPVISAPVQYGAYNPYQQPQPGQYQLPPGQFYPPPPGPPLISAQTKERMRQLMVAFVVFGLLAAILVAAFIAVTNSIQQNQSAAKREITVPKASSAPAATPTSSQGEPAASESSATESSSPSAAPEQAAPTYTGPDPREIYDDAQKASGATAKARLLVDAGNAYKEMGQLESAYDCYYEAYNTLKANNSPNRELRRTVDLMIDVTPADSDRRQKLTELRAQL; encoded by the coding sequence ATGAGCGCGCAACCACAAACGCTAGGTCAGTACCAAATTATCCGGGAAATTGCACGGTCGAACGACATCGTGTACGAGGCTTACGATCCGCTGATGAATCGCCGAGTGGCGATCAAAGAGCTCTCGATGCCTGCCGGATCCACGGCGCAGCAAGTTGATGAGAGGGTGAGCCGGTTCCGCCGAGAAGCCCAGGCGGTGGGGAGCCTTAACCACGTCAACATCATGACTGTCCACAGTTTCAGTGAAGATGCAGGGCGGTACTTCATGGCGATGGAATTCCTAGATGGGATCACGCTTCGAAAAGAGATCGACAACAAGGGATTTCTCTCGGTTGAGCAGGCGGTTCAAATTGCTTCTGATGTGTTGGCGGGTCTATCATGCGCCCACGAAGCCGGAGTCGTCCACCGGGATATCAAGCCCGATAACGTCCAGCTCACGTCGGCAGGAGTGGTCAAGATCACCGACTTTGGAATTGCCCGTTTGACGTTTCAGCCGAACTTAACAATGGACGGGCAGGTGTTTGGAACGCCCTCCTATATGTCTCCGGAGCAAGTAGTTGGGAAAGAAATCGACCAACGGACTGACATTTTTAGCGTCGGGGTGATGCTGTACGAGATGGTAACGGGAAACAAGCCGTTCACAGGAGATAATGTCATCGCGATCACCCACGCGATTGTGAACTCGTCGCCGACTCCGCCGAGCAACGTGCAGATGTCCCTCTGGGTCTGCATCCAGCGAGCGCTGGAGAAGACACCGGCGATGCGATATCACAATGCTAATGAGATGCGACAGGCCCTTCAAGATGCGGTTTCTGCTCATCGCGCTCCGGCTGCGCCTCCGCAACCAGTATTTGATCCCTACGCAGTTGGGCAACTTCCTCTAGCACCGATGGGACTGTCGGCACCTCCAGTGATTGATCCGTATCAGCAGCCGTACACTCCCTACGGAACTCCAAATCCATACTTTGCTCCGGGCCAAATTCCGCCGCCTCAGCCGATGTCAGGTTACGGTCAGCCCATGCAGGGTGGCTACAACCCGTACGGATCCGCGGCACCTCCGCCGGTGATCTCTGCGCCCGTTCAGTATGGAGCATACAATCCGTACCAGCAGCCTCAGCCGGGGCAGTACCAGTTGCCTCCAGGACAGTTCTATCCGCCGCCACCGGGTCCACCCCTGATCAGCGCTCAGACGAAGGAGCGGATGCGGCAGTTGATGGTGGCGTTCGTCGTGTTTGGCTTACTTGCGGCGATACTAGTTGCGGCGTTTATTGCAGTCACTAACTCGATTCAGCAGAATCAGTCTGCGGCGAAGCGGGAGATTACCGTCCCAAAAGCATCGTCCGCTCCGGCGGCGACTCCGACCAGTTCGCAGGGGGAGCCTGCGGCTTCAGAAAGTTCCGCAACGGAGAGCTCGTCGCCGTCCGCGGCTCCCGAACAAGCTGCGCCGACCTATACTGGCCCTGACCCGAGAGAGATTTATGACGATGCCCAGAAGGCATCTGGAGCAACCGCAAAAGCTCGGCTCCTCGTTGATGCCGGGAATGCCTATAAAGAGATGGGGCAGCTTGAGAGTGCTTACGACTGCTATTACGAGGCATACAACACCCTGAAAGCGAATAATTCTCCGAATCGCGAACTCAGGCGAACGGTTGACTTGATGATCGACGTGACACCTGCCGATTCTGACCGGCGGCAAAAGCTGACTGAGCTGCGAGCGCAGCTCTAG